A genomic window from Pseudomonas argentinensis includes:
- a CDS encoding circularly permuted type 2 ATP-grasp protein — protein MPDLLAGYLPDEAAYDELLDRQGQVRGHWRPLLGQLRRSTPGQLQQRQAMVSRQIQANGVTYNVYADPDGADRPWELDLLPNLLPAAEWQSIAAGVAQRAGLLDKVLADLYGPQQLPAEGLLPPELVFGHESFLWPCQGVQPPGSTYLHLYAVDLARSADGRWQVIADRTQAPAGVGFALENRQIISRAFPELYRDLGVQHLAGFFRTLQDTLTSQAPAGNDTPLVVVLTAGRFNESYFEHLYLARQLGYPLVEGSDLTVRDATLYLKTLAGLQRVHAVLRRLDDDFCDPLELRSDSALGVPGLLEVVRQGRVLMANALGSGLLEAPGLSGFLPAISERLLGEPLLLPGITSAWCGEAPVLAQVLGDLPNWLIRPCAAAQPVIAGQAGDLEAQQLANHLRQHPEAYVAQAPVQLSRAPVWLGEQGMQPRAIGMRVFAVASGDGYRVMPGGLTRVAVASDGEVMSMQRGGVSKDTWVLGERQAPGEHWQGTRALGAADLVRSDPYLPSRVVENLFWFGRYSERCEDNARLLRIMLARYVDDDDDPRALQAMFALAETLGTLPDEAHGTLETRLREALLGSEWPASVRVNLQRLQWTAGSVRGKLSQANWQAMVELQRDLQRLEGREGDLGQLLDVLNRLMISLAALSGFALDDMTRDDGWRFLMIGRCIERLQFLCDSIGGFLRIGASDDAAALDWLLELGNSSITYRTRYMASAQLIPVLDLLLLDERNPHAVLYQLRLLLRALKRLAERFDMPGSPGLAQLERRLSAFDLHSLENPLFGAGGIRAVLEGLAGLLDAIGQAAGTVSEQLSLRFFAHVAASQGTQSS, from the coding sequence ATGCCTGACTTGCTTGCCGGTTACCTGCCTGACGAGGCGGCCTACGACGAGTTGCTCGACCGCCAGGGGCAGGTGCGTGGGCACTGGCGGCCGCTGCTGGGCCAGCTGCGGCGCAGCACGCCCGGGCAGTTGCAGCAGCGCCAGGCCATGGTCTCCCGGCAGATCCAGGCCAACGGCGTCACCTACAACGTCTACGCCGATCCCGACGGTGCCGACCGGCCCTGGGAGCTGGATCTGCTGCCCAATTTACTGCCCGCGGCCGAATGGCAGTCCATCGCCGCGGGCGTGGCGCAGCGCGCCGGCCTGCTCGACAAGGTGCTGGCCGACCTTTACGGCCCGCAGCAACTGCCGGCCGAGGGGCTGCTGCCGCCGGAGCTGGTGTTCGGACACGAGAGCTTCCTGTGGCCATGCCAGGGCGTACAGCCGCCCGGCAGCACCTATTTGCACCTGTACGCCGTGGACCTGGCCCGCTCGGCGGACGGCCGGTGGCAGGTGATCGCCGATCGCACCCAGGCGCCGGCCGGTGTCGGCTTCGCCCTGGAGAACCGGCAGATCATCTCGCGGGCCTTTCCCGAGCTGTACCGCGACCTTGGCGTGCAGCACCTGGCCGGTTTCTTCCGCACCCTGCAGGACACCCTGACCAGCCAGGCGCCGGCCGGCAACGACACGCCGCTGGTAGTGGTGCTGACCGCCGGGCGCTTCAACGAGAGCTATTTCGAGCACCTGTACCTGGCGCGCCAGCTCGGCTACCCGCTGGTGGAAGGCAGCGACCTGACCGTGCGCGATGCCACGCTCTACCTCAAGACCCTCGCCGGGCTGCAGCGGGTGCATGCGGTGCTGCGCCGCCTGGATGACGATTTCTGCGATCCCTTGGAGCTGCGCAGCGATTCGGCGCTCGGCGTGCCCGGGCTGCTGGAGGTGGTGCGCCAGGGCAGGGTGCTGATGGCCAACGCCCTGGGCAGTGGCCTGCTGGAAGCGCCGGGACTGAGCGGATTCCTGCCGGCGATCAGCGAGCGCCTGCTCGGCGAGCCGCTGCTGTTGCCCGGCATCACCAGTGCCTGGTGCGGGGAGGCGCCGGTACTGGCGCAGGTGCTTGGAGACCTGCCGAACTGGCTGATTCGCCCCTGTGCAGCGGCGCAACCTGTTATCGCGGGGCAGGCGGGCGATCTGGAGGCGCAGCAACTGGCGAATCACCTGCGCCAACACCCCGAGGCCTATGTGGCCCAGGCGCCCGTGCAGCTGTCCCGGGCGCCGGTGTGGCTCGGCGAACAGGGCATGCAGCCGCGCGCCATCGGCATGCGCGTGTTCGCCGTGGCCAGCGGCGACGGTTACCGGGTGATGCCCGGCGGCTTGACCCGGGTGGCCGTGGCCAGCGATGGCGAGGTGATGTCCATGCAGCGCGGTGGCGTCAGCAAGGACACCTGGGTGCTGGGCGAACGCCAGGCGCCCGGTGAGCATTGGCAGGGCACGCGCGCCCTGGGCGCTGCCGATCTGGTGCGCAGCGACCCCTACCTGCCCTCGCGGGTGGTGGAAAACCTGTTCTGGTTCGGGCGCTACAGCGAGCGCTGCGAGGACAACGCGCGGCTGCTGCGCATCATGCTGGCCCGCTACGTCGATGACGATGACGACCCGCGGGCGCTGCAGGCCATGTTCGCGCTCGCCGAGACACTCGGCACCTTGCCCGATGAGGCCCACGGCACCCTGGAGACGCGTTTGCGCGAAGCGCTGCTCGGCAGCGAGTGGCCCGCCAGCGTGCGCGTCAACCTGCAGCGCCTGCAATGGACGGCCGGCAGCGTGCGCGGCAAGCTGTCCCAGGCCAACTGGCAGGCCATGGTGGAGCTGCAGCGCGACCTGCAGCGCCTGGAAGGGCGTGAGGGTGACCTCGGGCAACTGCTGGATGTGCTCAACCGGCTGATGATCTCCCTGGCCGCGCTGTCCGGTTTCGCCCTCGACGACATGACCCGCGACGATGGCTGGCGCTTTTTGATGATCGGCCGCTGCATCGAGCGGCTGCAGTTTCTCTGCGACAGCATCGGCGGCTTCCTGCGTATCGGCGCCAGTGACGACGCCGCGGCGCTGGACTGGCTGCTGGAACTGGGCAACAGCTCGATCACCTATCGCACCCGCTACATGGCCAGCGCCCAGCTGATTCCGGTGCTCGACCTGCTGCTGCTCGACGAGCGCAACCCCCATGCCGTGCTGTACCAGCTGCGCCTGCTGTTGCGCGCCCTGAAACGCCTGGCCGAGCGCTTCGATATGCCAGGCAGCCCTGGCCTGGCGCAGCTCGAACGACGCTTGAGCGCCTTCGATCTGCACAGCCTGGAAAACCCCTTGTTCGGTGCCGGCGGCATTCGCGCCGTGCTCGAAGGGCTGGCCGGGCTGCTCGATGCCATCGGCCAGGCCGCCGGCACCGTCTCCGAGCAGCTGAGCCTGCGTTTCTTCGCCCATGTGGCCGCCAGCCAGGGAACCCAGTCGTCATGA
- a CDS encoding sensor histidine kinase: protein MPMSFSLSGLMLISAAYLLVLFAVAWCADRGLIPRRLIRHPLTYTLSLGVYASAWAFYGSVGLAYQYGYGFLASYLGVTGAFLLAPVLLYPILRITRTYQLSSLADLFAFRFRSTWAGALSTLCMLIAVLPLLALQIQAVTDAIGILTREAVQPQIALAFCGLFILVTILFGARHLATREKHEGLVFAIAFESVVKLLAMGAIGLYALYAVFDGPRELEQWLVLNQAALASLHTPLQEGPWRTLLLVFFASAIVMPHMYHMTFTENLNPRALVSASWGLPLFLLLMSLAVPLVLWAGLRLGSTTNPEYFTLGLGIAVDSPTLALIAYIGGLSASSGLIIVTTLALSGMLLNHVVLPLYQPPAEGNIYRWLKWTRRALIVAIILASYAFYNLLDAQQDLANLGIVSFVATLQFLPGVLSVLYWPTANRRGFIAGLLAGIAVWGVSMLLPLLGTLPGLYVPVLDLVYVLDDSSWHLAAIASLAINVLVFTLVSVFTDSSPEEDSAAEACAVDNVRRPQRRELLALSPQEFAAQLAKPLGAKTAQREVEQALRDLHLPFDESRPYALRRLRDRLEANLSGLMGPSVAQDIIESFLPYKSGSEGYVTEDIHFIESRLEDYHSRLTGLAAELDALRRYHRQTLQELPMGVCSLAKDHEILMWNKAMEELTEIPAQRIVGSRLSTLAEPWRELLQSFTEIPDEHLHKQRLALDGQTRWLNLHKAAIDEPLAPGNSGLVLLVEDLTETQMLEDKLVHSERLASIGRLAAGVAHEIGNPITGIACLAQNLREEREGDPELTEISGQILEQTKRVTRIVHSLMNFAHSGNHQQADEPVCLAQIAQEAIGLLALNRRSVDVQFFNLCDPAHRAEGDPQRLAQVLINLLSNARDASPAGGAIRVRSEASEHTVDLIVEDEGSGIPKGVMDRLFEPFFTTKDPGKGTGLGLALVYSIVEEHYGQITIDSPIDPEQQRGTRIRVTLPRHIEAMPLAN, encoded by the coding sequence ATGCCGATGAGCTTTAGCCTCAGCGGGCTGATGCTGATCAGCGCCGCCTACCTGCTCGTGCTGTTCGCCGTCGCCTGGTGCGCCGACCGCGGCCTGATCCCACGCCGCCTCATCCGCCACCCGCTGACCTACACCCTGTCGCTGGGCGTGTACGCCAGCGCCTGGGCCTTCTATGGCAGCGTCGGCCTCGCTTACCAGTATGGCTACGGCTTCCTGGCCAGTTACCTGGGCGTGACCGGCGCCTTCCTGCTCGCCCCGGTGTTGCTCTACCCCATCCTGCGCATCACCCGCACCTACCAGCTGTCATCGCTGGCCGACCTGTTCGCTTTCCGCTTTCGCAGCACCTGGGCCGGCGCGCTGAGCACCCTGTGCATGCTGATCGCCGTGCTGCCGCTGCTGGCCCTGCAGATCCAGGCGGTGACCGACGCCATTGGCATCCTCACCCGCGAAGCGGTGCAGCCGCAGATCGCCCTCGCGTTCTGCGGGCTGTTCATCCTGGTGACCATCCTGTTCGGCGCCCGCCACCTGGCCACCCGGGAAAAACACGAAGGCCTGGTGTTCGCCATCGCCTTCGAGTCGGTGGTCAAGCTGCTGGCCATGGGCGCCATCGGTCTGTACGCGCTGTATGCGGTATTCGACGGCCCTCGTGAGCTGGAGCAATGGCTGGTGCTCAACCAGGCCGCCCTGGCCAGCCTGCACACGCCCTTGCAGGAAGGCCCATGGCGTACCCTGCTGCTGGTGTTCTTCGCCTCGGCGATCGTCATGCCGCACATGTACCACATGACCTTTACCGAGAACCTCAACCCGCGGGCCCTGGTCAGCGCCAGCTGGGGCCTGCCGCTGTTCCTGCTGCTGATGAGCCTGGCCGTGCCGCTGGTGCTGTGGGCCGGGCTGCGCCTGGGCTCGACCACCAACCCAGAGTACTTCACCCTCGGCCTGGGCATCGCCGTGGACAGCCCGACGCTGGCGCTGATCGCCTACATCGGCGGCCTGTCGGCCTCCAGCGGGCTGATCATCGTCACCACCCTGGCGCTGTCCGGCATGCTGCTCAACCATGTGGTGCTGCCGCTCTACCAGCCGCCGGCCGAAGGCAACATCTACCGCTGGCTGAAATGGACGCGCCGCGCGCTGATCGTCGCCATCATCCTGGCCAGCTACGCCTTCTACAACCTGCTCGACGCCCAGCAGGACCTGGCCAACCTGGGCATCGTCTCCTTCGTCGCCACCCTGCAGTTCCTGCCCGGCGTGCTCTCGGTGCTGTACTGGCCGACCGCCAACCGCCGCGGCTTCATCGCCGGGCTGCTGGCTGGTATCGCGGTGTGGGGCGTGAGCATGCTGCTGCCGCTGCTCGGTACCCTGCCCGGCCTGTACGTGCCGGTGCTGGATCTTGTCTACGTGCTCGATGACAGCAGCTGGCACCTGGCGGCCATCGCCTCGCTGGCCATCAACGTGCTGGTGTTCACCCTGGTTTCGGTGTTCACCGACTCCAGCCCCGAGGAAGACAGCGCCGCCGAGGCCTGCGCGGTGGACAACGTGCGCCGCCCGCAACGCCGCGAACTACTGGCCCTGTCCCCTCAGGAGTTCGCTGCCCAGCTGGCCAAGCCCCTCGGCGCCAAGACCGCCCAGCGCGAGGTCGAACAGGCCCTGCGCGACCTGCACCTGCCCTTCGACGAAAGCCGCCCCTACGCGCTACGCCGCCTGCGTGACCGCCTGGAGGCCAACCTGTCCGGCCTGATGGGCCCCAGCGTGGCCCAGGACATCATCGAATCCTTCCTGCCCTACAAGTCCGGCAGCGAAGGCTACGTGACCGAGGACATCCACTTCATCGAGAGCCGCCTGGAGGACTACCACTCGCGCCTCACGGGCCTGGCCGCCGAGCTCGATGCCCTGCGCCGCTACCACCGCCAGACCCTGCAGGAGCTGCCCATGGGCGTCTGCTCACTGGCCAAGGATCACGAGATCCTGATGTGGAACAAGGCCATGGAGGAACTCACCGAGATTCCCGCCCAGCGCATCGTCGGCTCGCGCCTGTCGACCCTGGCCGAGCCCTGGCGCGAGCTGCTGCAGAGCTTCACCGAGATTCCCGACGAGCACCTGCACAAGCAGCGCCTGGCCCTCGACGGCCAGACCCGCTGGCTGAACCTGCACAAGGCGGCCATCGACGAACCCCTGGCCCCCGGCAACAGCGGCCTGGTGCTGCTGGTCGAGGACCTGACCGAGACCCAGATGCTCGAAGACAAGCTGGTGCACTCCGAACGCCTGGCCAGCATCGGCCGCCTGGCCGCCGGGGTGGCCCACGAGATCGGCAACCCGATCACCGGCATCGCCTGCCTGGCGCAGAACCTGCGCGAGGAACGGGAGGGCGACCCCGAGCTGACCGAAATCAGCGGGCAGATCCTCGAGCAGACCAAGCGGGTCACGCGCATCGTCCACTCGCTGATGAACTTCGCCCACTCCGGCAACCACCAGCAGGCCGACGAGCCGGTGTGCCTGGCGCAAATCGCCCAGGAAGCCATCGGCCTGCTGGCTCTCAACCGGCGCAGCGTCGACGTGCAGTTCTTCAACCTCTGCGATCCCGCGCACCGCGCCGAAGGCGACCCCCAGCGCCTGGCCCAGGTGCTGATCAACCTGCTCAGCAATGCCCGCGACGCCTCGCCTGCCGGCGGCGCGATCCGGGTGCGCAGCGAGGCGTCCGAGCACACTGTCGACCTGATCGTCGAGGACGAAGGCAGCGGCATTCCCAAGGGCGTGATGGACCGGCTGTTCGAGCCGTTCTTCACCACCAAGGATCCCGGAAAAGGAACCGGACTCGGCCTCGCGCTGGTCTATTCCATCGTGGAAGAGCATTATGGCCAGATAACAATCGACAGCCCGATCGACCCCGAGCAGCAACGTGGCACCCGCATCCGGGTGACGCTGCCGCGGCACATCGAGGCAATGCCACTGGCGAACTAA
- the panB gene encoding 3-methyl-2-oxobutanoate hydroxymethyltransferase: MPDVTLTTLRALKQKGEKITMLTCYDATFADACSKAGVEVLLIGDSLGMVLQGHDSTLPVSMADTVYHTASVKRGNAGALIVADLPFMANATLEQTLHNSGLLMQAGAHMIKVEGAAWLAESISKLAERGVPVCAHMGLTPQAVNILGGYKVQGREHHQARQMVADAIALEQAGAAMLLLECVPSDLAGEISRTVKVPVIGIGAGPQTDGQVLVLHDMLGLSLSGRVAKFVKNFMSGQASIQDALSAYVREVKAVSFPAAEHGFSA; the protein is encoded by the coding sequence ATGCCTGATGTAACCCTGACCACCCTGCGCGCTCTCAAGCAGAAGGGTGAGAAAATCACCATGCTGACCTGTTACGACGCCACCTTCGCCGATGCCTGCAGCAAGGCCGGGGTCGAAGTGCTGCTGATCGGCGACTCGCTGGGCATGGTGCTGCAGGGGCATGACAGCACCCTGCCGGTGAGCATGGCCGATACCGTCTACCACACGGCCAGCGTCAAGCGCGGCAATGCCGGCGCGCTGATCGTCGCCGATCTGCCGTTCATGGCCAATGCCACCCTGGAGCAGACCCTGCACAACTCGGGCCTGCTGATGCAGGCCGGCGCCCACATGATCAAGGTCGAAGGCGCCGCCTGGCTGGCCGAGTCCATCAGCAAGCTGGCCGAACGTGGCGTGCCGGTATGCGCCCACATGGGCCTGACGCCCCAGGCGGTGAACATCCTCGGCGGTTACAAGGTCCAGGGCCGTGAACACCACCAGGCGCGCCAGATGGTCGCCGATGCCATCGCCCTGGAACAGGCGGGCGCCGCCATGCTGTTGCTCGAATGCGTGCCGAGCGACCTGGCCGGCGAAATCAGCCGCACGGTGAAGGTACCGGTGATCGGCATCGGCGCCGGCCCGCAGACCGACGGCCAGGTGCTGGTGCTGCACGACATGCTCGGCCTGTCGCTGAGCGGCCGGGTGGCCAAGTTCGTGAAGAACTTCATGAGCGGCCAGGCGAGCATCCAGGATGCCCTCTCTGCCTATGTAAGAGAGGTCAAGGCGGTCAGCTTCCCCGCCGCCGAGCACGGATTCTCCGCATGA
- a CDS encoding sigma-54-dependent transcriptional regulator gives MPHILIVEDETIIRSALRRLLERNQYQVSEAGSVQEAQERFDIPGFDLVVSDLRLPGAPGTELIKLAQGAPVLIMTSYASLRSAVDSMKMGAVDYIAKPFDHDEMLQAVARILRDREARNQAAGAPAAPRGAEKADKAATGEIGIIGSSPAMLELYSKIRKVAPTDSNVLVQGESGTGKELVARALHNLSKRAKAPLISVNCAAIPETLIESELFGHEKGAFTGASASRAGLVEAADGGTLFLDEIGELPLEAQARLLRVLQEGEIRRVGSVQSQKVDVRLIAATHRDLKTLSKTGQFREDLYYRLHVIALKLPPLRERGADVLEIARAFLARQSARMSRTDLHFGPDAEQAIHHYSWPGNVRELENAIERSVILCDGSTINADLLGIDIELEDLDEDVFMGLATQSAAVNATSQDPSEDLSLEDYFQHFVLEHQDHMTETELARKLGISRKCLWERRQRLGIPRRKSGAASE, from the coding sequence ATGCCTCATATCCTGATCGTCGAAGACGAAACCATCATCCGCTCTGCCCTGCGTCGCCTGCTCGAACGCAACCAGTACCAGGTCAGCGAGGCCGGTTCGGTACAGGAAGCCCAGGAACGTTTCGATATTCCCGGCTTCGATCTGGTGGTCAGCGACCTGCGCCTGCCGGGCGCGCCGGGCACCGAATTGATCAAGCTCGCCCAGGGCGCGCCGGTGCTGATCATGACCAGCTATGCCAGCCTGCGCTCGGCGGTCGATTCGATGAAGATGGGCGCCGTCGACTACATCGCCAAGCCCTTCGACCATGACGAAATGCTCCAGGCGGTAGCGCGCATCCTGCGTGATCGCGAGGCGCGCAACCAGGCCGCCGGGGCGCCGGCCGCCCCGCGTGGCGCCGAGAAAGCCGACAAGGCGGCCACCGGCGAAATCGGCATCATCGGCTCGAGCCCGGCGATGCTGGAGCTGTACAGCAAGATCCGCAAAGTCGCGCCCACCGACTCCAATGTACTGGTACAGGGCGAGTCTGGCACCGGCAAGGAGCTGGTCGCCCGCGCCCTGCACAACCTGTCCAAGCGCGCCAAGGCGCCGCTGATCTCGGTCAACTGCGCGGCGATTCCGGAAACCCTGATCGAGTCCGAACTGTTCGGCCACGAGAAAGGCGCCTTTACCGGGGCCAGCGCCAGCCGCGCCGGCCTGGTGGAAGCGGCCGACGGCGGCACGCTGTTTCTCGACGAGATCGGCGAGTTGCCCCTGGAAGCCCAGGCGCGCCTGCTGCGCGTGCTGCAGGAAGGCGAGATTCGTCGGGTCGGTTCGGTGCAGTCGCAAAAGGTCGATGTGCGCCTGATCGCCGCGACCCACCGCGACCTGAAAACCCTGTCGAAGACCGGCCAGTTCCGTGAAGACCTCTATTACCGCCTGCACGTCATCGCCCTGAAGCTGCCGCCACTGCGCGAGCGCGGTGCCGATGTGCTGGAAATCGCCCGCGCCTTCCTGGCCCGCCAGTCGGCGCGCATGAGCCGTACCGACCTGCACTTCGGCCCGGATGCCGAACAGGCCATCCACCACTACAGCTGGCCAGGCAACGTGCGTGAGCTGGAGAACGCCATCGAGCGCTCGGTGATCCTCTGCGACGGCAGCACCATCAACGCCGACCTGCTGGGCATCGACATCGAGCTGGAGGATCTGGACGAGGACGTGTTCATGGGCCTAGCGACCCAGAGCGCCGCGGTCAACGCCACCAGCCAGGACCCCAGTGAAGACCTGTCACTGGAAGACTACTTCCAGCACTTCGTACTCGAGCACCAGGACCACATGACCGAGACCGAGCTGGCCCGCAAGCTGGGCATCAGCCGCAAGTGCCTATGGGAACGGCGCCAGCGCCTGGGCATTCCGCGCCGCAAGTCCGGTGCCGCCAGCGAGTAA
- a CDS encoding polynucleotide adenylyltransferase PcnB gives MLKKLFQSFRSPLRRAHQPHSTPHVLNNNQHPIQRGQISRHAISVVERLQNAGYEAYLVGGCVRDLLLGIEPKDFDVATSATPEQVRAEFRNARVIGRRFKLVHVHFGREIIETATFRANHPEGDEEENSNQSSRNESGRILRDNVYGTLEDDAQRRDFTINALYYDPVSERILDYANGMHDIRNNLVRLIGNPTQRYQEDPVRMLRAVRFAAKLDFDIEKHSADPIHDLAPLLGGIPAARLFDEVLKLFLSGYAIYTYDLLVDYGLFGQLFPASAAALRQNPEYTDTLIRNALDNTDLRIHQGKPVTPAFLFAALLWPALPARVIRLQERGMPAIPAMQEAAHELIAEQCQRIAVPKRFTLPIREIWDMQERLPRRSGKRADLLLENPRFRAGYDFLLLRESAGEQTGGLGEWWTDYQDASDSDRRVMIRNLSGKDEAGSAPRKRRRSGGAKRKRTPQGGGE, from the coding sequence ATGCTGAAAAAGCTGTTCCAGTCCTTTCGCTCGCCGCTGCGCCGTGCGCACCAGCCCCACAGCACACCGCACGTGCTGAACAACAACCAGCACCCGATCCAGCGCGGGCAGATCAGCCGCCACGCCATCAGCGTGGTCGAGCGCCTGCAGAACGCCGGCTACGAGGCCTACCTGGTTGGCGGTTGCGTGCGCGACCTGCTGCTGGGCATCGAGCCCAAGGATTTCGACGTCGCTACCAGCGCCACGCCGGAGCAGGTCAGGGCCGAGTTTCGCAATGCTCGGGTGATCGGCCGCCGTTTCAAGCTGGTGCATGTGCACTTTGGCCGCGAGATCATCGAAACCGCCACCTTCCGCGCCAATCACCCGGAAGGCGACGAGGAAGAGAACAGCAACCAGTCCTCGCGCAACGAAAGCGGCCGCATCCTGCGCGACAACGTGTACGGCACCCTGGAAGACGACGCCCAGCGCCGTGACTTCACCATCAACGCGCTGTACTACGATCCGGTTTCCGAGCGGATTCTCGACTACGCCAACGGCATGCACGACATCCGCAACAACCTGGTGCGGCTGATCGGCAACCCCACCCAGCGTTATCAGGAAGACCCGGTGCGCATGCTGCGCGCCGTGCGCTTCGCCGCCAAGCTGGACTTCGACATCGAGAAGCACAGCGCCGACCCCATCCATGACCTGGCGCCCCTGCTGGGCGGCATTCCCGCCGCGCGCCTGTTCGATGAAGTGCTCAAGCTGTTTCTCAGCGGCTACGCCATCTACACCTACGACCTGCTGGTCGACTACGGCCTGTTCGGCCAGCTGTTCCCGGCCAGCGCCGCGGCGCTGCGGCAGAACCCGGAATACACCGACACGCTGATCCGCAATGCGCTGGACAACACCGACCTGCGCATCCATCAGGGCAAGCCGGTGACCCCGGCCTTCCTGTTCGCCGCCCTGCTCTGGCCGGCCCTGCCAGCGCGGGTGATTCGCCTGCAGGAACGCGGCATGCCGGCCATTCCGGCCATGCAGGAAGCCGCCCACGAGCTGATCGCCGAGCAGTGCCAGCGCATCGCCGTACCGAAGCGTTTCACCCTGCCGATCCGCGAAATCTGGGACATGCAGGAGCGCCTGCCACGGCGCAGCGGCAAGCGCGCCGACCTGCTGCTGGAGAATCCTCGCTTTCGCGCCGGCTACGACTTCCTGTTGCTGCGCGAAAGTGCTGGCGAGCAAACCGGCGGCCTGGGCGAATGGTGGACCGACTACCAGGACGCCAGTGACAGTGATCGTCGGGTGATGATCCGCAACCTGTCAGGCAAGGACGAGGCCGGCAGCGCGCCGCGCAAGCGCCGTCGCAGTGGCGGCGCCAAGCGCAAGCGCACGCCCCAGGGCGGCGGCGAGTAA
- the folK gene encoding 2-amino-4-hydroxy-6-hydroxymethyldihydropteridine diphosphokinase: protein MERAYIGLGSNLAEPAEQLRQALVALEQLSHTRLAAVSSLYVSDSLLPGQPRYTNAVAALDTELQPLQLLDALQAIELDQGRERIERWGPRTLDLDILLFGQRLIDEPRLRVPHYHMHARAFVLYPLAEIATDDLQLPDGRPLSELLAACPFEGLERLTP from the coding sequence ATGGAACGCGCCTATATCGGCCTGGGCAGCAACCTGGCCGAACCCGCCGAGCAGTTGCGCCAGGCACTCGTGGCGCTGGAGCAGCTGTCGCACACCCGCCTGGCAGCGGTGTCTTCCTTGTATGTCAGCGACTCGCTGCTGCCCGGCCAGCCCCGCTACACCAACGCCGTCGCCGCCCTGGATACCGAGCTGCAACCGCTGCAGTTGCTCGATGCCCTGCAGGCCATCGAGCTGGATCAGGGCCGCGAGCGCATTGAGCGCTGGGGGCCGCGCACCCTGGATCTGGACATCCTGCTGTTCGGCCAGCGGCTGATCGACGAGCCACGCCTGCGCGTGCCGCACTACCATATGCACGCCCGCGCCTTCGTGCTCTATCCCCTGGCGGAGATCGCCACCGACGATCTGCAACTACCCGACGGCCGCCCCCTCAGCGAGCTGCTGGCGGCCTGTCCATTCGAGGGCCTGGAGCGTCTCACGCCCTGA